A region of the Curtobacterium flaccumfaciens pv. betae genome:
CAGTGGGCGCAGCCGGCGACCGCCGCCGAGCGGCACTTCGCCGACGGTGACGCCCGGGCCACGCTCGAGCGGATCGGGGACCGCACGGTGCGGATCCTCGGCGGCGACCGGAAGTCCGCCTACCGCGATGGCGAGCGAGCCGGTGGTGCGTACAGCGAGGAGTGCCAGCTGTCGAACGCCCACCAGGGCGTGCGGTGGATGTACTGGTACGACCCGGGGGAGTACACCGACGAGCAGGGCAACGAGCTCCTGCCCGAGGACCACACCGTGATCGAGGGTGCGAACCGCGACGTGGACGGAGTCCGGGAGTACTGGGCGTCCGAGGGGATCGACGCGCGGTCGGAAGAGGACATGGTCCCCGACCAGATCGCGCCGACCGCCGACTGGCTCGAGAGCGGCTCGTCGTACACGCGGCCCGGTCCGGACGTCGACTTCCGCACGATCTGCCTGGTGCGCTGAAGGTACGCGCCGTGGTGGGGTCGCCTGGCAGGTGGGCCGTTGGGTCCTTTGACCTCCGCCCGTCTGGGCATGCTCGACGCATGGCCCGCCAGATACTCGACGGTGGTGAGGACGGCGACCGGGGGCCCTGCGGCGGTCTCGGTCCGCGCCGGTGGCGGTCCTGATCGCGATCTGACTCCGCGCTTCGGGTCCGTTCAGCAACCTTGCTGGGCAAGCGACGGGGCGTAACCTACCAATTGTTGGACATTTGGAGGACTCATGTCGCCACTCAGCCGGCTCCCACGATCCGGAACGCTTGCGGAACAGGCCGCTGATCGACTCCGTGCATCCATCACCGATGGTGTGTGGCCGGTTGGGACACGCGTCCCTGCGGAGCACGACCTCGTCGAGCAGCTGGGTGTGAGCCGGAACACCGTACGCGAGGCGCTTCGTGGACTCGTCCACACCGGTCTCCTCGAGGCGAGGGTGGGGGATGGAACCTACGTGATCGCGACCAGCGAGCTGCGGTCGGCCATCTCCCGGCGTTCTGCGACGTCAACGCCGGACGAGGTGATGGAACTCCGCGCGGTCCTCGAGGAACACGCTGCGGCCCTCGCCGCCCGACGTGCTGTCCCGGAGGACATCGCCACGCTTCGCGCACTCCTGGCCGTAGCGACTGGTGAGCGGGTTGACATGGAACGCATCGCCGCTGCGGACAGACGATTCCACCGAGAGGTTGCCCGGATCAGCGGTAATGGACTTCTCGCAGATCTCCATGAACATCTCGGAGCAGCCGTCAGTGAGGTCGTCGGGGGGCTCGAGGCCGACGATCGAATCGCTGATGAGCATGCTGCGCTCCATGATCGGCTCGTCGACAGCATCGAAGCGCACGACGAAGCCGGAGCGCGCCTGGCGGCCGTCGAGATCGTCGCCGTGGTCCGCCGAGTCGGCGGACCCTCGAACATCGATTGCTGACGCTGGTGCCTCACCGGGTCACGATCCGCCGATGAACCACCCCTGACTCGACGCTCTTGCGTCGACAATGACCGGTCACTGCTTCACGGACCGCCGTACCGGGCCACCGAGCCCGGTCCTCTCCGCGCCCAGAACGGGCGCAACTGCACCACCGCACCACGAAGGAACCCGACCATGAAGTTCATCGGACTCGAAGAACACATGATGCCCGCTGAGATCTTCGACGCCGCCGGCGCCGACGGTCACGCAATGATGGATCAGCCGTACCTCGACGGCCTCAACGACCTGACCGACGGCGGCGAAGCCCGCATCCAGCGAATGGACTCCGCTGGCATCGACGTCCAGGTGCTCTCCTCCGTCGCACAGTTCGTGCAGGTCCTGCCCCCACACCAGTCGACCGAGCTCTCCCGGCGCCTCAACAACACCATGGCGAAGGTGGTCGACAACCACCCTGATCGGTTCAAGTTCTTCGCCACCCTCCCGATCTCCGACCCGAAGGCTGCCGTCGCGGAGCTCCGTCGCGCCGTCGAAGAGCAGGGTGCCGTCGGCACGATGATCCACGGGCAGACCAACGGCGTCTTCCTCGACGACCCCTCCATGCGGCCGATCCTCGCCGAAGTCGAACGTCTCGGCGTCCCGATCTACCTCCACCCCGGCTTCCCGCCCATCGAGGTCTTCAAGGCCTACTATTCGGGCCTCGACCCGTATGTCGCGACCATGCTCTCCACGGGTGGATGGGGATGGCACGCGGAGAACGGTATGCACATCCTCCGGATGGTCTCGAACCTGGTCTTCGAGCGGTTCCCGGACCTGCAGATGGTCGTGGGCCACATGGGCGAGAACCTGCCGTTCTCCCTCGCGCGCGCGGACGAGTGGCTCACCCCGCGTATCAAGGGACTGACCGGGACCGTCGCGGAACAGGTACGCGATCACCTCCACATCACCATCTCCGCCTACACGACGGTTCCGCCGCTCCTGTGCGCGCTCGAGGTGTTCGGCATCGACCGGATCCTGTTCGCCGTCGACTACCCGTTCGGCGACTCCGCAACGCACACGAGCTTCATCGAGAACGCACCCCTCAGCCCGGCCGACAAGCGGAAGATCGCGCACGGCAACGCTGAAGCCCTGTTGACGCGACTCTGAACCGACCCGTCGGCAGCTGGACCGAGTGGCAGCCGCGAGGAGGTGGGCTCCCTCGCGGCTCGTCCTGCCCCTGACGGGCCGCTTGAGATCAGCTCGTCGGCGGACGTCGCCGTGCAGAATCGGGTGTGGCGGACGATGTTCGAGCAGGCTCGTCACCGCGGGGCGGGCGTCCAGCCGACCAGGCGCTCGACGGCGGCCAGGACGACGGCCGGGGGTTCGCCTGTCACGATCTCGGTCTGGATCCGTCCGGCCGCGGAGCGGAACTCGGGCTCGGTCAGGAGTCGCGACGCGGTGGCGCGGATGTCCTCTGCGGTCGCCGCCGCGGCGTCGAGGACGAGTCCGGCGCCCAGGGTCTCGACGCAGCTGCCGTTCGGCAGCTGGTCGGCGCCGAGCGGCAGGACCAGCAGGGGCACGCCGTGCGCGAGCGCTCCGGTCACCGATCCGGATCCGCCGTGGTTCACCACGAGGTCCACGAGCCCGAGCACCGTGTCCTGCGGGACGTACTGCTCGATCCGGATCGCTCCCGGGCCCTCCGGCACCGGGAAGGTCGTCGGGTCGACCCAGGGTCCGGTGGTCACGAGGATCCGCGCCGGCAGGGCCGCGAGCGCGTCGATGAGCCGGGCGAACAGGTCGCCGGACTTCGTGTTGAACTCGGTGCCGAGCGTGACGTAGACGCGGGGTTCGTCGCCGGCGGCCAACCACGCCGCGGCATCCGACGAGTGTGACGACCAGGTGTCCGGCCGCATCCGGATCACCGGGCCACGCAGCTCGTGCCCGGATCGCATCGACGCCGGGAACGGGACGACGGTGAGTGCGCCGCCGAGCATCTCCTGCTGCGGGTCGGGCCCGAGTCCCGCGCGTCGGCGGAGCGCCTCGAGCGGCTCCCGCACCGCGTCGCGCCAGGTCCCACCGGCCGAGGCGAAGGCCAGGACCACCACGCACGGCACCCCGGCACGTTCGGCGGCGGTCATGGCACCGAAGTCGAACTCCCCGCAGACCACGAGGTCAGCCGACCACCGAGTGACCAGCCGTCCGACGTCGACGACGGCCCCGGCGGCCGCGTCCCCCAGGAAGACCTGGGGGACGCGGGTGAGCACCGCACTCGCATCGATCGGGGTCAGGGTGCCGGTGCCCGGCCTGCTCGCCGGCAGTTCCACGTCCCGCGGCTGCCGGTGCGAGAACCCGGTCTGTTCGAGGACCGCCTCGCGTGCGCCGCTCAGTGCGGTCCGGTGTCCGGCAGCGCTGGCCGCGCGGGCGAGCGGCAGCATCGGCGCGAGGTGTCCCCGGCCCCGTGGGAACGAGAACACGATGCGCAGGGGTTCCGGAGCCCCGTAGCCGGGCCGGCCGTTCGCAGCAGACACCACAGGGCTCCGATCGTCGTGCGGGCTCCCCGCCCGCTTCGTCAGACAACCGTATGGCGAACGGCGGTCGCGCTCCATGAACCCTTGGTCAGCCTCGACGGGGCGTGCACCCGGAGTCGGTCACTTGCCAGCGGCCTCGTTGTAGGACTCGATCTGCTTGCCGGCCTGCTGTTCGGCGTCCTGCATGGTCGATTCGACGTCGGCACCCTCGACGATCCGGTTGAAGGCGCCGATGACGGTGGCGCGCACCGTCGGGAACGCGCCGGTGATGCAGCCGGCAGCGGCGACGCTCGTGGGGTCGTCGGCGAGCTGCTGGTACATCGTGGCGATGTTCGGGTCGGACAGGGAGCGCTTGCCCACGGTGGTGTCCTGGGCGTCGGTGTTCATCGCGACGTAGCCGGTCGCCTTCGCCCACTCGGCCTGCACGTCCGGCGTCTGGAGCCACTTGGCGAACGTGTACGACGCCTGCTGCTCGGCGGACGAGTGGCCCTTGCCGGAGATCCACAGCGCGTTGCCGCCGATGACCTGCCCGGCGTCGTCGGAGGCCGACGTGGTGGGGAACCGGGCGACGACGGACTTCGAGCCGTCCGGGTCGACCGTCGTGTAGGCGCCGGAGGAGGTCAGCAGCATCCCGACCTTGTCGCTCGAGAACGCCGAGTTCTGCACGGTCGAGTCCGTACCGGGGTTCAGGGCGGCGCCGTCCTGGTAGAGCTTCTGCCGCGTGGTCATGAACTGCACCTGGGTGTCCGAGGTGAGCGAGACGCCGGTGACCGGCTTGCCCTTCCGCCCGTTCTCCGGCGTGCAGAACGCCTGACCGCCCGAGGCGGTGAGCTCCTCGAGCATCCACGAATCGCCCATGTTCATGCTCATGCCGTAGCCACCGGTCGCGGCGTGGATCTTCTCGGCCCAGGTCGCGACCTGCGCCAGCGTCTTCGGCGGTTTCGTGGCGTCGAGGCCGGCCTTCGCGACGAGCGCCTTGTTCAGGTAGAGCACGGGCATCGAGACCGAGAACGGCATCGCCGCGAGTTGCTTGCCGTCGCTGTAGTAGGTCGCGGCGGCCGGCGCGATCGTGTCGGTACCCGACTTCGATCCACTGACCGTCGCGGGGGACACCGTCTGGCCGGAGTCGATCATGAAGCCGGTCGACACGTCGTTCATCATGAGCAGGTCCGGCGTCGAGCCGGACTGCACCGCCGCCGTGTACTTCGTCTGGACGGCCGCGTAGTCCCCCTGGAACGACGACTTGACGGTGATGTGCTGGTCGTTCTCCTTGTTGAAGCGGGCGACGAGCGCGTCGAGCTCGGTCGCGGGCGGCCCGGACATGGCGTGCCAGAAGTCGACGGTGACGGGGCCGGAGCTGTCCGATGCGGAGCTCGACGTGGAGCACCCGGTCAGGGCGAGGACCGCGACGGCCCCGGTGGCGAGTGCGGTGAGGGCGGTGGAACGACGTGCGGGCATGGTGCGTCCTTCGGGTGTGGGGCGGGCGGGGGTCGGGGAGGGGAGCGAACGTGTCGTCACTTGAGCGCGCCGGCGGTGAGGCCACCGGCGAGGAACCGCTGGGCGACGAGCACGAGGACCAGGACGGGGAGGGTCACCATGGCGGCGCCGGCGAGGACCACGCCGATGTCGGCGGCCTCGGCGTCGGACAGCTGGGCGATGCCGACCTGCACGGTGCGGTGCTCCGGCGAGTTGGTGACGAGGAGCGGCCAGAAGAACCCGTTCCAGGCGGCCGTCGCACTCACAAGGGTGACCGAGACGAGCGTCGGGCGGGTGAGCGGCAGGAGCATGGACCGGACGAACCGGAAGTGTCCGGCACCGTCGAGCACCGCGGCTTCGCGCAGCTCGTCCGGGAAGCTCAGGAACGCCTGGCGGAACAGGAAGATCGTCAGCGCCGAAGCCACGAACGGCAGGAAGACGACCAGGAGCGTGTCGATGAGGTGCCACGACGAGACGGTCAGGTAGTTCGCGATCAGCGTTGTCTCGCCGGGGATCATCATGCTGGCGAGCAGGACGAGGAACAGGGCGCGGGTGCCCCGGAGCCGACAGAACACCAGGGCGTAGGCGGTGATGATGCCGATGACGACCTGCAGCACCGTCTGGGCGAGGGTGACGACGACGCTGTTCAGGAACTGCTGCCCGAGCGGGACGACCTGCGTGGCCCGGACGATGTTGTCGAGTGTCAGGTGGATCGGCACGAGACCGGCGAGGCCCTGGTCCAGGTACCGGGTCGGGGTGAGCGCGCCCTCGAACACGTAGTAGAGCGGGAAGCAGACGACGACGACCGCGATGACGAGCCAGGCGTAGACGAAGAGGCTCCGGAGCCGGCGTGCGGTGACGGGGCGCATCAGTAGTTCACCCGCTTCTCGAGCACGCCGAACTGCACCAGCGACAGCCCGAGGACCAGCAGGAACAGGACGACCCCGAGCGCGGCGGCGAGGCCGAAGTTCGCGCTGCCGGACCCGAACGCCTGCTGGTAGATCGCGTAGACGAGGGTCTTCGACGAGTCGGCCGGACCGCCGCCGGTGAGGATCTGGATCTGCCCGAAGGTCGTGAGTGCCTCGACCGTGCCGGTCACGACGACGAAGAAGAGCGTCGGCGTGACGAGCGGCAGGGAGATCGACCAGAGTGTCCGCACGGGCCCGGCACCGTCCAGGTGCGCCGCCTCGATGACGTCCTGGTCGATGGCGCCGAACGCTCCGAGCAGGAGCAGCACGGTGAACCCGAGCGACCCCCAGATCGTCACGACGATGACGCTCGCCAGGGCCCACTGCGTGCTCGTCAGGAACGGGACGGGCGCGCCGCCGAACTGGGTGATCACCGTGTTCAGCAGCCCGTTGCCGGGTGCGAGCATCGCCGCGAACGCCACGGACCCCGCTGACACGGACACGACCATGGGCGCCGTCAGGAGTGCGCGGAAGACCGGCAGGCCGCGGAGCTTCACGGTCAGGGGGATCACCACGAGCAGACCGAACACGATCCGGCCGACGACCACGCCGACGCAGAAGACCGCGGTGGTCAGCATCGTCCGTCCGAACGCGGGGTCGGTGAACGTGCGGACGTAGTTCTGCAGCCCCACCGAGCCCGCCGGCTGACCGAAGATGTCGGTGCCCTGGGTGCTGAGGACCAGGACGCGGCCGAGCGGGTAGAAGACGAAGACCGCGAACGCGAGCAGCGCCGGGGCGAGGAGCACCAGACCGAGTCGGCGGTCCGAGCGCAACGAGGACCGCGTCGTCCGGGTCGTCCTGGTCGGACGCCGCGACTGCGGCGACCGCGGCGACCCTGCGGTACGCGGGGGACCGGCGACCAGGCCGGACCTGACGGGGACCGTCATGGGGCGGACTCCTCCGAGTAGGGAACGTTCCCTAACCGGGAACGACTCCACTGTGCGGCGGGGGTCGAAGACCGGTCAAGGCACGTCGACCACCCGCCGTCACCCGTTCACGCCGCGTTCAACCCCTCCGCCGATCGGGCGCCGACGTGCACCGCCGCACGCCGCGCGTTCACCTCGGGTTCGGTCCGTCGACCGGCGTGGTTCGCCGTCCAGGAGCCTCGACGTCGTAGAACCGAGGACCATGCGAACCGTTCCTGCTCCCCAGACACTCCGGGCGATCGCCGAGGAGGCCGCGCGCACCGTCGCGCCCGACCTGCTCGCCGTGTTTCGCGCCCCGATGACGATCAGCACGAAGCGCGACGCGCACGACGTGGTGACCCTGCACGACCGCGCGGCGGAAGAGGCGATCACGGCGGTGCTCACCGCAGCCGTGCCCGGCTCCGTCGTCCTCGGCGAGGAAACCGGCACCACCGGCAGTACCGGCACCACCGGGGACACCGACGGCACCGGGGACACCGGCAGCACCGATGACCCCGTGGTGCGGTGGATCGTGGACCCGATCGACGGCACCGCGAACTTCGCCCGCGGACTCGCGTACTGGTGCATCTCGATCGCGGCCGAGGTCGACGGCGAGGTCGTTGCCGGGGTGGTTTTCGACCCGGTCGCGGACCACGTGTTCGCGGCGGACGACGACGGCGCCTGGCTCGACGGCGCCCCGATGCACTCGTCGTCGGGGCCGGATGACGCAGCGACGGTCCTGACGAGCTTCCCGGTGCAGCAGGACCTCGACCTGCTCGGCGAGGCCGCGGCGTTCGACCTGCTCCGGGACCTGACGCTCCGGTACCGCCACCACCACAGCCTCGGCAGCGGTGCCCTCAACCTGGTGCACGTCGCCGCCGGGTGGTCGGACGTGACGATGGGCTTCGCCACGCACCCGTGGGACGTCGCCGCCGGAGCGCTGGTGCTCGAGCGCGCCGGCGGGTGGTTCCGGGGCTTCCGTGGGGGCGACGTCGTCGACCGTGCACACCTGGCGGACGACTACGTCGCCGCCGGCGCCGGAGGATCGCACGCCGAGCTGGTGCGCCGGGTGCAGGAGCTGTCGGCCACGACCGCCGCCGACTGAGCCGCCGACCGGGCCGCCAGTCGGCCCGCCGGCCCGACCGCCGGCCGCGGACCGACCCGGCGCGGGCGTCGCGAGCGGTCAGCCGAGCGGGTGCCCGGCGACCGCCCGCGCGGTGGACCCACGCGGCAGCAGGCGTGTCGGGAGCACCTCGTGCCGGTCGCCGCGGCGACCCCGGAGCCGCTCGACCACGAGCTCGACCGCCCGCGCGCCCATCCGGACGCGCGGCTGGTCGACACTCGTCAGGTCGAGCCGTTCGCCGAGACCGGTGCCGTCGAACCCGGTCACCGCCGCCATCCGGGGGAGCGCGAGCCCCGCGCCGTCGGCGATCGCCACGAGCCGCGCCGCGGTCGCGTCGTTCGTCGCGACGAACGCCGTGACCCCGTCACCGAGGTGCCGCGCGATCCGTGCCGGGTCCGCCGCCAGGGCCTCGACGTCGTCGACGCGGTGCTCGCCCGGTGCGCCGAGCTGCCCGGTGACCGCGGCGTGCGCGACGGCACGACGGGTCGTCGACGGGTGGCCGGACTCCGCCACGAAGCACGTGCGTCGGTGCCCGAGGGCGGCGAGGTGGAGCACCAGTGCCCGCACGCCCGACTCCTCGTCGGCACGCACGGTGTCGAGTCCGAGACCGGCGAGCGCCGACCCGCTCGATCCGAGGACCGCGACCGGCAGGTCGCGCGCGACCGCCGCGAGCCGCGCCGGGGCGAGCCGACTGCTCAGGACCGCGACCCCGAGCACACCGTCGGCCGATCCGCGGGAGGTGTGCAGGGCCTCCAGGCCGTCGGCCAACCGGGCAGGGTCACGGAACCCGTCCACGACCCGGAGCGCGAACCCGAGGGTCTGCGCGGTCGCGCGTGCGCTCCGGAGTGCTTCGTCGTGGAACGGGTTCGCGGCTTCGGTGACGACCACCCCGAGGACGAGCGGCGCGCCCTGCGCGCGTCGCCGGGCGAGCGAACCGACCGGGAGGCCCAGCTCGTCCGCCGTCCGCACCGCGAGTTCCCGACGTGGCCGGGACACACCGTCGTCGCCCCGCAGGGCGAGTGACACGAGCGATCGCGAGATGGCACACCGCTCGGCGACGTCGCGGAGGGTCGCGGCCACGGTCAGGCGAGCTTCCAGGTGTGGACGTGCTCCCAGGTCATCGTCTGCCACCAGCGACCGGACCAGTCCGGGCTCGCGGTGCGGTAGAGCACGACGGTGTCGCCGCGGAACCCGGTCGGGACGTCGACGTCGAGCTCGCGGATGAACGCGCCGACCTCGTCGTGCAGGTCCGGTCGGCCGTACAGGTCGTGCGAGGCGAGCGAGAGGTGCGCGCGGTACTGCTCCGGGTCGTAGTCGTTCGCCAGCGGGACCTGCATCGGCTGCCGGAACGGGGCGACCACGGCCTCGATGTCGGCGGCGAGCCGGACGAAGTCGTCGTTGTGCGAGCCGTCCGGTCGGGTCGCGACGTCGTAGACGAACCCGATGCCCTGTTCTCGGATGCCGGCGTTGTGCACGTCGAACCCCGGTCGGCCGTCGAGCAGCGCCGAGACGGCCGCGACGACCTGGTCCTCGTGGCTGCCGAACGGCTGGCTGCCGACGAGCGTGGCGTGCGGCGGGAAGGCGCCGGCCGACAGCAGGCCGTACTGCGCGCGGAGCTGGTCGGTGACGACCGTGACGGCTCGGCAGGTGCGGGCGTCCGGGCGCAGGTAGATGCCGTGGCGGTACGGGTCGCTCGGGTCGCGCGGCAGCTTGGCGGTGACGTTCTGGGGCATGGGTCCGTCCGTGGTCGGGGATGGGGAACGTTCCCGATAATCGGGAACGTTCCCCATGATCGACCGGACGGGTCCGGATCTCACCCGTCGGTCCGTGACGGGACGGTGAACGATGGATGTCGGCGGGGCCGTGTCGGTCGTGCTCGTCGCTCCGCTCCGCTCGGCGCTCAGACCCGGGCGGCGGTCCGGCCCGGTACCAGGGTGCCGTCGACCGCGTTGTGGGTCACGCCCGTCGACCGGCCGTCGATCTGGTCGACCACGTCGTCGACGGACAGGCGGCCGATCAGGCCGAGTGGCTGTCGCCACGAGGTGATGCCGAGCAGCTCGGTGGCGAGTGGGGCGACCCCGTCGTAGCCCGTGACCGACAGGTCGTCCGGCGCACGGAGGCCGCGACGGCGCATCGACTCGAGCACACCGACGGCCCAGCGGTCGCTCGGTGCCATGATCGCGGTGACGCCGCCGGCCCGCAGGACCTGCTCGACGAACGAGTCGAGGTCCTCGGGGTCCGCTCCGTGGTCCTCGGAGCGGATCCGGAGCACCTCGGCGCCGCGCGCACGGAGTCGGCGCACCATCGCGTCGGTGCGTGCCGACTGCGTCAGCGACCCGGCCGGTGTGACCGTCAGCACGGCGACGCGGCGGTGTCCGAGATCGGCGACGTGGTCGGCGAGCCCGCGTCCGCCGCGGCGCTCGTCGCAGTACGCGCTGCTCACCGCATCGTTCGTCTCGGGGCGCCCGGAGACCACGGTCGGGATGCGCCGGGCGAACGGCAGGACGTCGGCGATCGGCAGGGCGCCGCTGCAGACGATGAGCCCCTCGACGCGCAGGGAGACCAGGGTCTCGAGCGCTCGGCGTTCCTCGCTGACCGGGAACGACCCCGCACCGGTGGCGGTGACGACGCGGTACCCGCGCGCCGCGGCCTGCAGCTGGAACGCGGTCAGCAGGTGCCCGTAGAAGGGGGTGGAGGCATCGCGGACGAACACCCCGAGCGTGTGCGTGCGGTGTGCCGACATGCCGCGGGCGTTCGCGTTCGCCACGTAGCCGAGGTCGATGGCGGCGCGCTTGACCCGCTCGGTCGTCGACGGAGCCACGCCGTACGCACCGGCGAGGGCTCGGGAGACGACCGACTTCGACACACCGGCCAGGGCGGCGACGTCGTGGATGGTCGGGACGGCGGGGTGTCCGGTCACCGCGGGCGCCGTTGTCTGGAGGACTGCACGAGTGTCACGGTAGCCGGAGGGACGCTCGGACCGGGCGACGGTGGCGGTGAACAGTTGGTCACGCCGACCGCCGGCGCGGCGCGCGGGCGGTCGGCGGCGGTGCCGAACTAGCGCTTCGTCGCCGGGTGCCGCACCGTCAGGCGGTATCCCTTGGTCGTGGTGCCGTCCTGGGCCGTCACGGTGATGTGCGCGGTCCGCCCGGAGACGTGCACGCTCGTGACCGCGTTCGGGTTCGTGGTGTGCACGTGGACGTCCGCAGCGCGCAGCGTCCGGACCGGGGCCGTGACCGTCGCGCCGTGCGACGAGGCAGCGGCGGGCAGGTGGACGCGCACGCCCGCGACCGTGATGGAGGACGCGGTGGGGTCGTTCGACACGAGGAAGCGCTCGCGCAGGGCGGCGGCCTCGTGCTTCGTCACGCCGATCGTGTCGCTCAGGTACGAGTCCATGCCGCCGTACTCGGTCGCGATGTCCTGCTCGAAGGTGCCCTGCAGCAGCTGCGGTGCGGCCCAGGTCACCCCGAGCTGCGTGTTCGAGAGCAGGTAGTCGTGCAGGATGTCCGCGCTGTCGACGCCGAGCACCCGGTCGAGCAGGTCCACGACGGTGCCGGTGCGGTCCATGCCGTGGGAGCAGTGGATCAGGACCGTGCCGCTGGTGTGCGTGGCGAGGATCCGGAGCACCCGGCGGTACGCGGTGATCATCGACCCGGGTGTCGCCTGGTCGACCCGGCCCTTGTCGACCAGGTCGTGGTACATCGCGGTGTCATCGCTGTAGTCGCCGTCCGCGCCGAACATCGAGATGTCGACGTGTCGTGCACCCGGGATCGCGACGTCCGGCTTCGCGGCGATCTGGGACGGCGTGCGCAGGTCGACGACGAGGTCGACGTGGTACTCGTCGGCCAGGGTCGTGGCCCCGGCCGCGGTGATCTTGTCGAGTGACTCGGAGCGGATCAGCCGCGGGGCGTTCACGGTCTGACCGGACCGGCCGTGGACTGCGGCGAGCTCACGGCCGTTGACCAGCCCGGGGACGTCGGTGATCGGGTGGTCGGCGGCGGTGAACGCCGGCTGCAGGGTGTCGTCGGCGTGGGCGGCGGTGACGGAGAACGCGGCGGAGGCGACGACGGCCAGGCCGGCGAGGGCGGTCGCGGCGACGCGGGTGGTGCGCGGGGAGTGGAGGCGTGGGGAGCGGGTGAGTGGGGAGTGGCGGCGCGGGGACACGGGGCAACCTCGATCTGATCAGGACCCTGGGGTCGTGGGGAGCCGGACGTGGTGACGTCCGGCTCCCCGCAGGATCGCGGCGAGGGTCGTCGGCGGTGTGGCGGCGAGGTGGCCGGGGTGTGTCCGGGTCATGAGGCAGCGCTCAGTCGCCCACCCGGCGGCCCGCGCCTCAGGACGCCGGGGCCAGCCGGTACCGGAACAGCTCGGTCAGCACCTGCTGGACGGGCGTGTAGAGCAGCACCGTCGAGCCTGTCGTGCTCGTCGTCGTGCTGCCCGAGATGATCCCGTACAGCCGGTTCGTGGTGCTGATCACCGGTCCGCCGGCGTCGCCCGGCTCGATGCCGGCGCCGACACCGGCCTCGGCGCGCGCGGCGGCGAGGTGCTGCGCGCCGGGACGGCTTGCTGCCGGCACACGTGTGGAGGTCCAGGAACACAGCAGCCCGCTCGACGCCCCGCTGGTGCAGAAGGGAGCGGCATCCGGTTGGCCGATGCCGGTCACGGCGGGACGTGCCAGGACCCCGCCGACCCGGTTGAACACGCGACCCGATGCCCGAGGCGTCCAGGTCGCGACGGACGGGTCGCACGACCCGGTCGCCGCCCGGGCCCGGGTGCACGCCAGGGGCGGGACGACCGCGAGTTCGAGGTCCGACTCCGCGGACTGCCAGACCACGCTGCCGACGGTCGCACCGTCGAGCTGCACGGGTGCCTGCAGCGGCGCGCAGTGCCTCGCGAGCACGACCCACCGGGTCGCCCGCTGGTACTGCGTGAACTGGCTGCGGAACCCCTTCGCGGCCAGCACGGCACCGACCGTGCAGGTGCCGCCGGGGACCCCGACCTCGGTGCCGGCGATGATCGGCGCTGCGACCCGGTCGGGGTCGCTCGTGGTGGCCGAGGCGGAAGGAGCCCAGGTGAGGGTGGCCCCGACGACGGCCGCCAGGGACACGGCGACGGCCAG
Encoded here:
- a CDS encoding carbohydrate ABC transporter permease produces the protein MTVPVRSGLVAGPPRTAGSPRSPQSRRPTRTTRTTRSSLRSDRRLGLVLLAPALLAFAVFVFYPLGRVLVLSTQGTDIFGQPAGSVGLQNYVRTFTDPAFGRTMLTTAVFCVGVVVGRIVFGLLVVIPLTVKLRGLPVFRALLTAPMVVSVSAGSVAFAAMLAPGNGLLNTVITQFGGAPVPFLTSTQWALASVIVVTIWGSLGFTVLLLLGAFGAIDQDVIEAAHLDGAGPVRTLWSISLPLVTPTLFFVVVTGTVEALTTFGQIQILTGGGPADSSKTLVYAIYQQAFGSGSANFGLAAALGVVLFLLVLGLSLVQFGVLEKRVNY
- a CDS encoding glycosyltransferase translates to MSAANGRPGYGAPEPLRIVFSFPRGRGHLAPMLPLARAASAAGHRTALSGAREAVLEQTGFSHRQPRDVELPASRPGTGTLTPIDASAVLTRVPQVFLGDAAAGAVVDVGRLVTRWSADLVVCGEFDFGAMTAAERAGVPCVVVLAFASAGGTWRDAVREPLEALRRRAGLGPDPQQEMLGGALTVVPFPASMRSGHELRGPVIRMRPDTWSSHSSDAAAWLAAGDEPRVYVTLGTEFNTKSGDLFARLIDALAALPARILVTTGPWVDPTTFPVPEGPGAIRIEQYVPQDTVLGLVDLVVNHGGSGSVTGALAHGVPLLVLPLGADQLPNGSCVETLGAGLVLDAAAATAEDIRATASRLLTEPEFRSAAGRIQTEIVTGEPPAVVLAAVERLVGWTPAPR
- a CDS encoding FadR/GntR family transcriptional regulator, coding for MSPLSRLPRSGTLAEQAADRLRASITDGVWPVGTRVPAEHDLVEQLGVSRNTVREALRGLVHTGLLEARVGDGTYVIATSELRSAISRRSATSTPDEVMELRAVLEEHAAALAARRAVPEDIATLRALLAVATGERVDMERIAAADRRFHREVARISGNGLLADLHEHLGAAVSEVVGGLEADDRIADEHAALHDRLVDSIEAHDEAGARLAAVEIVAVVRRVGGPSNIDC
- a CDS encoding amidohydrolase family protein, with amino-acid sequence MKFIGLEEHMMPAEIFDAAGADGHAMMDQPYLDGLNDLTDGGEARIQRMDSAGIDVQVLSSVAQFVQVLPPHQSTELSRRLNNTMAKVVDNHPDRFKFFATLPISDPKAAVAELRRAVEEQGAVGTMIHGQTNGVFLDDPSMRPILAEVERLGVPIYLHPGFPPIEVFKAYYSGLDPYVATMLSTGGWGWHAENGMHILRMVSNLVFERFPDLQMVVGHMGENLPFSLARADEWLTPRIKGLTGTVAEQVRDHLHITISAYTTVPPLLCALEVFGIDRILFAVDYPFGDSATHTSFIENAPLSPADKRKIAHGNAEALLTRL
- a CDS encoding ABC transporter substrate-binding protein, with amino-acid sequence MPARRSTALTALATGAVAVLALTGCSTSSSASDSSGPVTVDFWHAMSGPPATELDALVARFNKENDQHITVKSSFQGDYAAVQTKYTAAVQSGSTPDLLMMNDVSTGFMIDSGQTVSPATVSGSKSGTDTIAPAAATYYSDGKQLAAMPFSVSMPVLYLNKALVAKAGLDATKPPKTLAQVATWAEKIHAATGGYGMSMNMGDSWMLEELTASGGQAFCTPENGRKGKPVTGVSLTSDTQVQFMTTRQKLYQDGAALNPGTDSTVQNSAFSSDKVGMLLTSSGAYTTVDPDGSKSVVARFPTTSASDDAGQVIGGNALWISGKGHSSAEQQASYTFAKWLQTPDVQAEWAKATGYVAMNTDAQDTTVGKRSLSDPNIATMYQQLADDPTSVAAAGCITGAFPTVRATVIGAFNRIVEGADVESTMQDAEQQAGKQIESYNEAAGK
- a CDS encoding carbohydrate ABC transporter permease — encoded protein: MRPVTARRLRSLFVYAWLVIAVVVVCFPLYYVFEGALTPTRYLDQGLAGLVPIHLTLDNIVRATQVVPLGQQFLNSVVVTLAQTVLQVVIGIITAYALVFCRLRGTRALFLVLLASMMIPGETTLIANYLTVSSWHLIDTLLVVFLPFVASALTIFLFRQAFLSFPDELREAAVLDGAGHFRFVRSMLLPLTRPTLVSVTLVSATAAWNGFFWPLLVTNSPEHRTVQVGIAQLSDAEAADIGVVLAGAAMVTLPVLVLVLVAQRFLAGGLTAGALK